A window of the Alnus glutinosa chromosome 4, dhAlnGlut1.1, whole genome shotgun sequence genome harbors these coding sequences:
- the LOC133867079 gene encoding uncharacterized GPI-anchored protein At4g28100 has product MSPNRPVFSVFVFFSILLPASTGLPNPDPATILPFHPTQSSPGTIPAFPEQSNVAGCPLDLPDELFHGIKAACGAAKDGADGQLHRSRCCPVLATWLYAAYSATALGRASRVGAAAAGHSSATTTSYDLPLLPDDSETCVDDLGKALKEKGIQVARPNETCDVMYCYCGIRLHPLSCPEAFSVTQMGKLVGDDSVKRLERDCLSSSSNVNAFPGLGGCSRCLNSLYMLNKKKALNSSKSEARTTKMHNKECQLMGLTWLLAKNRTAYIHTVSAVIRAIMMSTTGSDPRSCTLDSDGMPLAVDSSEFYGHSSSNNHLRAPIYLCLLLLCCLYMLFTFQ; this is encoded by the exons ATGTCCCCGAACCGACCAGTCTTCTCcgtctttgttttcttctccaTTCTTCTGCCCGCCTCTACGGGTCTGCCAAACCCCGACCCGGCCACAATCCTGCCATTCCACCCAACCCAATCTTCACCAGGAACAATCCCTGCATTCCCCGAACAATCCAATGTGGCCGGCTGCCCGCTAGACCTCCCGGATGAGCTTTTCCACGGGATAAAGGCCGCGTGTGGCGCCGCAAAGGATGGCGCCGATGGGCAGCTCCACCGCAGCCGGTGCTGCCCTGTGCTAGCCACGTGGCTGTACGCTGCCTACTCTGCCACAGCCCTAGGGAGGGCGAGCAGAGTGGGCGCCGCCGCTGCAGGTCATAGCAGTGCCACCACGACGTCGTATGACCTTCCGCTTCTGCCGGACGATTCAGAAACCTGCGTGGATGACTTGGGGAAAGCCCTCAAGGAAAAGGGAATACAAGTGGCGAGACCCAATGAAACCTGTGATGTAATGTACTGTTACTGCGGCATAAGGCTGCACCCGCTGAGCTGCCCGGAGGCGTTCTCGGTGACCCAGATGGGGAAACTTGTTGGGGATGACAGTGTGAAGAGGTTGGAGAGGGATTGCTTGAGTAGCAGCTCCAATGTCAACGCATTTCCAGGTCTTGGTGGGTGCTCCAGGTGCTTGAACAGTCTCTATATG CTTAACAAGAAGAAAGCTTTAAATTCAAGCAAATCAGAGGCCAGGACCACAAAAATGCACAACAAGGAGTGCCAGCTCATGGGACTGACATGGCTGCTCGCCAAGAATCGAACGGCTTACATTCACACAGTTTCGGCGGTCATCCGAGCAATCATGATGAGCACGACCGGCTCTGATCCTCGGTCGTGCACTCTGGACAGCGACGGAATGCCTCTAGCAGTCGATTCCTCTGAATTCTACGGCCATTCTTCATCAAACAACCACCTTAGAGCACCCATCTACCTCTGCCTGTTGTTACTTTGTTGCCTGTATATGTTGTTCACCTTCCAGTGA
- the LOC133867403 gene encoding protein MOTHER of FT and TFL1, with translation MAASVDPLVVGRVIGDVVDMFVPTVNMSAYFGPKHVTNGCDIKPSMAVNPPKVTLSGHSDELYSLVMIDPDAPSPSEPTMREWVHWIVVDMPGGTNPTRGKEILPYVGPRPPIGIHRYILVLFRQKAPLGLVDQPVSRANFSTRLFAGQLDLGLPVATVYFNSQKEPASRRR, from the exons atggcTGCCTCCGTCGATCCGCTTGTTGTGGGGCGAGTGATTGGTGATGTTGTAGACATGTTTGTTCCGACTGTGAACATGTCTGCCTACTTTGGCCCCAAGCACGTGACAAATGGATGTGATATCAAACCTTCAATGGCTGTCAATCCTCCGAAAGTGACTCTCTCTGGGCATTCCGACGAGCTATACTCTCTG GTGATGATTGATCCTGATGCTCCTAGCCCTAGCGAGCCCACCATGCGAGAATGGGTTCATTG GATTGTTGTGGACATGCCTGGTGGAACAAACCCGACTAGAG GCAAGGAGATACTGCCATATGTAGGGCCACGGCCACCAATCGGAATTCATCGGTACATATTGGTGCTTTTCCGGCAGAAGGCTCCTCTGGGACTTGTGGACCAGCCAGTGTCGCGTGCAAACTTTAGTACCCGACTTTTTGCAGGGCAGCTGGATTTGGGGTTGCCGGTGGCGACGGTGTACTTCAACTCTCAAAAGGAGCCGGCAAGCAGGAGGCGCTGA